From Vagococcus jeotgali, one genomic window encodes:
- the rpsL gene encoding 30S ribosomal protein S12 — protein MPTINQLVRKSRKSKVTKSDSPALGKSYNSLKKSLTDVNSPQKRGVCTRVGTMTPKKPNSALRKYARVRLSNLIEVTAYIPGIGHNLQEHSVVLIRGGRVKDLPGVRYHIVRGALDTAGVTDRKQSRSKYGTKKPKN, from the coding sequence ATGCCTACAATTAATCAGTTAGTACGTAAATCTCGTAAATCAAAAGTAACTAAATCTGACTCTCCTGCTTTAGGAAAGAGTTATAATAGTCTCAAAAAATCTTTAACAGACGTGAACTCTCCACAAAAACGTGGTGTTTGTACACGTGTGGGTACAATGACACCTAAAAAACCTAACTCTGCGTTACGTAAATATGCTCGTGTGCGTTTGTCAAACTTAATTGAAGTGACAGCTTACATTCCAGGTATTGGACATAACTTACAAGAACATAGTGTGGTTTTAATCCGTGGAGGTCGTGTGAAAGATTTACCTGGTGTGCGTTACCATATCGTTCGTGGTGCTTTAGATACAGCTGGTGTTACAGACCGTAAACAAAGCCGTTCTAAATACGGAACTAAAAAACCTAAAAACTAA